One Nocardia iowensis DNA window includes the following coding sequences:
- a CDS encoding ABC transporter permease, whose translation MSERTDTTTPAVGTEAKTPVADGDPPPMVRRKAGGRGELRKHVTLILALLALLLVGALTKGEDFLSTSNMITILTLASVIGVVTVGMTFVIIGGGIDLSVGAIIALASVWCTTTATQSYGVAGMVLSALLVGLGCGLLNGALIAYGRLVPFIVTLAMMVAARGLAEQISGRQSQLVTTDLLALAQNRVLGIPLLVYLFVVVVAVGWIVLERTTFGRRTAAVGGNPEAARLAGIDVRRHTLLLYAVSGLCCGIAAIMLTAQTTTGTSTNGQLYELDAIAAVVIGGTLLSGGFGTITGSILGVLVFTVIEDLFILNNLEQPIQAIGKGAIIVAVLLFQRFGRARAVPTLT comes from the coding sequence GTGAGCGAGCGAACCGACACCACAACGCCCGCAGTCGGCACTGAGGCGAAAACACCCGTAGCGGACGGTGATCCGCCACCGATGGTGCGCCGTAAGGCGGGCGGACGCGGCGAATTACGCAAACACGTCACGCTGATCCTCGCGCTCCTCGCGTTGCTACTCGTCGGCGCCTTGACCAAGGGTGAAGACTTCCTCAGCACCAGCAACATGATCACCATCCTGACCCTGGCGTCGGTGATCGGCGTGGTGACCGTCGGGATGACGTTCGTGATCATCGGTGGCGGCATCGACCTCTCCGTCGGCGCGATCATCGCCTTGGCTTCGGTCTGGTGCACCACGACCGCCACCCAGTCCTACGGCGTGGCCGGGATGGTGCTCAGCGCACTGCTCGTCGGCCTGGGCTGCGGACTACTGAACGGGGCGCTCATCGCCTACGGCCGATTGGTGCCGTTCATCGTCACGCTGGCCATGATGGTGGCGGCGCGGGGGCTGGCCGAGCAGATCTCGGGGCGGCAATCACAGCTCGTCACCACCGACCTGCTCGCCCTCGCTCAGAATCGGGTGCTTGGCATCCCGCTGCTGGTCTATCTGTTCGTCGTGGTCGTCGCGGTCGGCTGGATCGTATTGGAGCGCACCACCTTCGGCCGCCGCACGGCCGCGGTGGGTGGCAACCCGGAGGCGGCCCGGCTGGCGGGCATCGACGTCCGCCGCCACACCCTGCTGCTGTACGCGGTGTCGGGATTGTGCTGCGGCATCGCCGCCATCATGCTCACCGCGCAGACCACCACCGGCACCAGCACCAACGGCCAGCTCTACGAACTGGACGCCATTGCCGCGGTGGTCATCGGCGGGACGCTGCTCAGCGGCGGATTCGGCACCATCACCGGCTCGATCCTCGGCGTGCTCGTCTTCACCGTGATCGAGGACCTGTTCATCCTCAACAACCTCGAACAACCCATCCAGGCGATCGGCAAGGGCGCGATCATCGTGGCCGTCCTGCTGTTCCAGCGCTTCGGCCGCGCCCGCGCGGTCCCCACTCTCACCTGA